In Quercus robur chromosome 11, dhQueRobu3.1, whole genome shotgun sequence, the following proteins share a genomic window:
- the LOC126706020 gene encoding SNF1-related protein kinase regulatory subunit gamma-1-like, producing the protein MKDSESGMMEKKETLISNSNKTEHGNQDVDYGTALQLFLDHIPISSIPGIKNSSVLELRTGDSVRDAIHMLYEKDVFGAPIADVLDLDESTSATRRFSDKYIGFIDFASMVLWCLEELEMEERHTNGNGGKEIKKNGFTTMLEQNPDIGQTKVSELAKSFLWDPFFPVQLDETLFHVLLLLSKHRVQVVPIIERSNSNVIGFITQNAVIQLLLKSSGLEWFDSIADKALSEIRFENEEHVVYVYGDQSIAEALHALRESQIGAIAVINRGSKKLIGSIRRSDIHLIIQNDNLLHNRKNLTAEEFVHMETNSEDFDPSIEQDLGALLSSGTLCLRNRFLPRMDSPVTNKKTDTLKQVMKNIAETKSSFSFLIDDMQQATGVLTLRDIIIQFAPPCIDSSIHGGGFFESALQQTGCHVENGTLACNH; encoded by the exons ATGAAAGACTCAGAAAGTGGGATGATGGAGAAGAAAGAGACCCTTATTTCCAATAGTAATAAGACTGAGCATGGCAACCAAGATGTTGATTATGGCACTGCTCTCCAACTCTTTCTTGATCACATCCCCATCAGCTCCATTCCTGGCATCAAAAACTCATCTG TTTTGGAATTGAGAACTGGGGATAGTGTGAGGGATGCAATACATATGTTGTACGAGAAGGATGTGTTTGGTGCTCCCATTGCTGATGTCTTAGACCTTGATGAGAGCACTAGTGCCACCAGAAGATTTTCGGATAAGTACATTGGTTTCATTGATTTTGCAAGCATGGTTCTCTGGTGTCTTGAG GAATTGGAAATGGAAGAAAGGCATACAAATGGCAATGGAGGTAAAGAGATTAAGAAGAATGGTTTCACCACCATGCTAGAACAAAATCCTGACATTGGCCAAACCAAG GTCAGCGAGCTAGCCAAATCATTCCTGTGGGATCCATTTTTCCCTGTACAGTTAGATGAAACACTCTTTCATGTCCTGTTGCTTCTTTCAAAACATCGAGTGCAAGTTGTTCCTATTATAGAGCGGTCCAATTCTAATGTCATTGGTTTCATTACACAG AATGCAGTCATCCAATTGCTTCTTAAATCAAGTGGACTAGAGTGGTTTGATAGCATTGCAGACAAGGCTTTATCAGAGATCAG ATTTGAGAATGAAGAGCATGTTGTTTATGTATATGGGGACCAAAGTATAGCAGAAGCCCTTCACGCTCTGCGGGAAAGCCAAATTGGTGCCATTGCTGTAATAAATCGAGGAAGTAAGAAGCTCATTGGTAGCATAAGGAGAAGTGACATTCATCTTATTATACAGAATGACAATCTTCTTCATAATAGAAA GAACCTAACTGCAGAGGAGTTCGTTCACATGGAGACCAATAGTGAAGACTTTGATCCATCGATTGAACAAGACCTTGGGGCTCTTTTATCATCAGGAACACTCTGTCTAAGAAACCGTTTTCTGCCAAGAATGGACTCACCAGTTACCAACAAGAAAACTGACACTCTCAAGCAAGTGATGAAAAACATTGCAGAGACAAAAAGTAGTTTCAGTTTTCTAATTGACGATATGCAGCAAGCAACGGGTGTGCTGACATTGAGGGACATAATCATTCAGTTTGCTCCACCATGTATAGATTCGAGCATACATGGAGGTGGATTTTTTGAATCTGCTCTACAACAAACTGGGTGTCATGTTGAAAATGGAACTTTAGCTTGTAATCATTGA
- the LOC126706018 gene encoding uncharacterized protein LOC126706018, with translation MSDRGVQSYHGGDTVDGKSVDRCKSVWMDHWMRTSRKSATQACSNLSIHSESKEEVHDTKQHPVLNGPDIATEVYTKRFREASKAKAVDRERLDCQPFPMFSISKKREGILALNNGEAMCHGRDSNSGHDTVFLNGCKRHLPSTFAWATPETDTLECHSQPGGISGYSEQPAKSHKDLETNSLAVSTSPQDSSMRSSLKIVPYGFNSRMTPLQSVVHENKISNQLDSRTSGKSLLSQKDAALLLHDPLTSSNQQSSFIGKQYQNMQNHSGMWLSSSQSSPPKATKSEKLYHGCYPLPRLPHSVHDVETMRIYTTVDSKEGSSRGPSKLSQTTRHFLITKKTDVNLSDGGQMFRESMVSTKFKRKTFTELLSLSPDFQFNVQQGVKLQPLESSADSDGKENLRDVNAAVGLKNESSAETDTMDMDAFQENHLSGVALSPSNKYLGGESPIHQPVDASAGEEMGGRLLNMEFRNLKQVLPDLPALASPADCKDKSTSRTQSLDAEHLLSHAEQPMTFKSSGCRDDPLGPDPSSRWVKRLKYGASDSAHGTKSSKMGEASSHENASKFFSRFLKCGITSSETTMARCHNKEKMTLDQNAMLLKNGESSSLDSVKKCPDVTLSHPWIQRWCRNLTASPQKKPEAVMVCEPQCSKVAIDEFQKKQFPSTAAMALMGKAMCGFHPCEFKKRGSFVVWNTKGALR, from the exons ATGTCTGATCGTGGTGTACAATCGTATCATGGTGGTGACACAGTGGATGGTAAATCAGTGGATCGTTGCAAATCTGTTTGGATGGATCATTGGATGCGCACAAGCCGTAAGTCAGCTACTCAGGCTTGCAGTAATTTATCAATTCATTCTGAGTCCAAGGAAGAAGTTCATGATACCAAACAGCATCCTGTACTCAATGGGCCAGATATAGCAACAGAGGTTTACACTAAAAGGTTTAGAGAAGCAAGTAAAGCCAAGGCAGTTGATAGAGAGAGATTAGATTGTCAGCCCTTTCCAATGTTCAGTATTTCTAAAAAGAGAGAGGGTATTTTGGCTTTAAATAATGGCGAAGCCATGTGTCATGGGAGAGATTCCAACTCTGGACATGATACTGTTTTTCTCAATGGATGCAAGCGTCATTTACCTTCAACGTTTGCATGGGCTACTCCTGAAACAGACACTCTTGAATGTCATTCTCAGCCTGGAGGCATCTCAGGGTACTCAGAGCAGCCTGCAAAATCTCATAAAGATCTTGAAACAAACAGCTTAGCTGTTTCAACATCTCCTCAGGATAGTTCTATGAGGTCCAGTTTAAAAATTGTGCCATATGGATTTAACAGCAGAATGACTCCATTGCAGTCTGTTGTTCATGAGAATAAAATCAGTAACCAATTAGACTCTAGAACATCTGGGAAGTCATTGTTGAGTCAGAAAGATGCAGCTCTGTTATTACATGATCCTTTAACGAGCAGTAATCAGCAATCAAGTTTTATTGGTAAGCAGTACCAGAATATGCAAAATCATTCTGGTATGTGGTTGTCCTCAAGCCAGAGTAGCCCCCCAAAGGCGACCAAATCAGAAAAATTATATCATGGATGTTATCCGCTTCCAAGACTGCCACATTCTGTTCATGATGTAGAGACTATGAGAATATACACCACTGTTGACTCCAAAGAAGGATCATCTAGAGGCCCTTCCAAGTTGTCTCAAACAACTCGACATTTTCTGATTACGAAAAAGACTGATGTTAACTTATCCGATGGAGGTCAAATGTTTAGAGAGTCAATGGTATCAACCAAATTCAAACGAAAAACTTTCACCGAGCTTCTTAGTTTATCCCCAGATTTTCAATTTAATGTTCAGCAAGGAGTGAAACTGCAACCTCTAGAAAGCTCCGCAGACAGTGATGGAAAAGAAAATCTCAGAGATGTAAATGCAGCAGTTGGATTGAAGAATGAATCATCAGCTGAAACTGATACTATGGATATGGATGCTTTCCAGGAGAACCATCTTTCTG GTGTTGCTTTGTCCCCATCAAATAAG TACCTCGGTGGGGAGTCACCAATACATCAACCTGTAGATGCTTCAGCTGGAGAAGAAATGGGGGGTAGACTCCTGAACATGGAGTTTCGTAATTTAAAACAAGTGCTTCCTGATCTTCCCGCTTTGGCTAGTCCAGCGGACTGCAAGGATAAAAGCACCTCAAGAACCCAAAGTTTGGATGCGGAACACCTCCTTTCCCATGCTGAGCAGCCCATGACTTTTAAGTCCAGTGGTTGTCGTGATGACCCTCTGGGACCGGATCCAAGCAGCAGATGGGTCAAACGCCTCAAGTACGGTGCTTCAGATTCTGCTCATGGTACCAAGAGCTCAAAAATGGGAGAAGCCTCTTCCCATGAAAATGCTAGTAAGTTCTTCAGCAGATTTTTGAAATGTGGCATAACCAGTTCAGAAACCACAATGGCTAGATGTCACAATAAAGAAAAGATGACATTAGATCAAAATGCAATGTTGTTAAAGAATGGTGAGTCCTCTTCTCTTGATTCAGTAAAGAAATGTCCAGATGTTACACTGTCACATCCTTGGATTCAGAGGTGGTGTCGTAATCTGACTGCATCACCCCAAAAGAAGCCTGAAGCTGTGATGGTTTGTGAGCCACAGTGTTCAAAGGTAGCAATAGATGAGTTTCAAAAGAAGCAATTTCCAAGCACTGCTGCTATGGCATTGATGGGGAAGGCTATGTGTGGTTTCCATCCATGTGAGTTTAAGAAAAGAGGATCTTTTGTGGTTTGGAATACCAAAGGGGCTTTGAGATAA
- the LOC126705106 gene encoding uncharacterized protein LOC126705106 — MLGWFEEDLSKAWKLLFPITPTSVRTGNLHLDHPAWGTTPNPWWKFFTDLPLITEKEAEDLNKLRRPLVVPHLDESGWVVQERKGGNSGILNYLVVWKPDWVASKDLLRRMRWSMIASSMRGPNQIEFPIEFCTRMNILLWNYRGALNSDFKRRVFEMAVNHYPSIMVITETRVGGDRAEKIIEGLPFDGYFCTETIGYAGGLWLLWKKDEVDVFVLSSTEQEIHATIQRQITELILERLDRCFANPSWRVLFPEAVVTHLPRVFSDHCPVVLELFKPPPAGFEKPFRLYTMWLYHPQFPEIVQRAWNFETNLPIAIKNFTASAMQWNRNEFGNIFGRKKRVLAIINGTQKALSNDPSQFLIHLEKELITEYNLILQQEEKYWALKSRINWAANGDRNTAFFHVSTLVRRHINKIRGFKNSIREWITNEDEIKNSIQSEYQQLFKTELSYSRWTSEVEEFSCTFLSNEDRTILAEPVTEEDIKQGLWALKPFKAPGADGLHAGFFQFFWTDVKNAVCREVTSIFDSRIVPEYLNETLISLIPKCPTPESLNHYRPISLCNTIYKIVSKIVVGRLRPHLDKLISPNQAAFVPSRRGLDNVVIAQELLHSLDTKKGKVGFMAIKVDLAKAYDRLEWSFIHHVLTAFHLPCMLIDLIISYISSTSISILFNGGKLDSFKPTRGIRQRDPLSPYIFILCMEYLGYLINRECLEKRWVPMKASRDNIGISHLFFVDDLMLFAKANIEGAKSIREVLQKFGVESGQTVSLEKSCVYFSPNVPESTKDNICETLGIQATLQLEKYLGFPLKHRGTGRNQYNFVVDRLISKLAGWKSKLLSFAGRTVLVKLVMTAIPNYVMQGIALPTHLCSKIDKINRDFIWGSTEEKRRVHLVGWSKIIKAKEEGGLGIQVARAKNIAMLAKLNWRLYQEKDSLWAKVLLYKYCSRHRMEAKNPDSLPCSPTWKAIKVGFPIFEKGVYWSVGSQSPLNFWESKWVKGCSIREQIASPLNLQDTSLSIAEVFHDGQWDWDKISFDLPCTIMDKIKATPIQLFGEKEDTLMWKFSKDGDFSMDSAYTLAGSVDSDDQAFTGSWVWQLDSLPKIIHFIWLGLHHSILVRKIIAARGIQCSVACPICHTHEESILHLLRDCPFARDFWRKIGTPQVVGNFLQLDLSEWLKINCLAKDFVAANGIPWRYLFPFALWSLWKHQNRIVFENVPSNPRLSSSCIHQAREFFFCIGKPQKLKQHRVISVCWHKPPQGWFKLNSDGASLGNPGKAGRGGLIRDCQGTWVKGYMRNIGVATNIIAKFWALRDGLILALKLGITHLLVELDAKVVVDLVLSRKPSNSPYSSLLNDCRFLLSQLQQVRINCFSGG; from the exons ATGCTGGGTTGGTTCGAAGAGGATCTAAGCAAGGCCTGGAAGCTTTTGTTCCCGATAACACCAACCAGTGTAAGGACAGGCAATCTACATCTGGATCACCCGGCATGGGGAACGACGCCAAACCCCTGGTGGAAGTTTTTCACCGATCTACCTCTAATCACAGAGAAGGAAGCCGAGGACTTGAACAAGTTAAGGAGGCCTTTGGTAGTGCCCCACTTGGACGAATCCGGATGGGTAGTCCAAGAGAGGAAG GGAGGAAATTCAGGAATCTTGAATTATCTAGTAGTATGGAAGCCAGATTGGGTGGCATCCAAGGATCTGCTAAGGAGAATGAGATGGAGCATGATTGCCTCATCCATGAGGGGGCCTAACCAGATTGAGTTTCCCATCGAATTTTGCACTCGAATGAATATCCTGTTATGGAACTACAGGGGTGCTCTAAATTCGGACTTCAAACGGAGGGTGTTTGAAATGGCTGTTAATCACTATCCATCTATAATGGTTATTACGGAGACTAGGGTGGGTGGAGATCGTGCAGAAAAAATAATCGAAGGACTTCCTTTTGATGGCTATTTCTGCACGGAGACTATAGGGTATGCCGGAGGTCTTTGGCTCCTCTGGAAGAAAGATGAAGTTGATGTGTTTGTGCTGTCCTCTACGGAACAGGAAATTCACGCCACTATCCAG AGGCAAATTACTGAGCTCATTCTTGAGCGTCTTGACAGGTGCTTTGCAAACCCCTCATGGAGAGTTCTATTTCCTGAGGCTGTTGTCACACACTTGCCAAGGGTTTTCTCGGATCATTGTCCCGTCGTCTTGGAATTGTTTAAACCGCCCCCAGCTGGTTTTGAAAAACCTTTTAGGCTTTATACTATGTGGCTATATCACCCCCAGTTCCCTGAGATTGTGCAAAGGGCTTGGAATTTTGAGACCAACTTGCCAATCGCAATAAAGAACTTCACTGCCTCTGCGATGCAGTGGAATAGAAATGAATTCGGCAATATCTTTGGCCGTAAGAAAAGGGTGCTGGCCATAATTAATGGTACTCAAAAAGCCTTGTCTAATGACCCAAGTCAGTTTCTTATTCATCTTGAAAAGGAGCTCATTACAgaatataatttgattttacaACAAGAAGAAAAGTATTGGGCTTTAAAGTCTCGTATAAACTGGGCTGCTAATGGGGATAGGAACACGGCGTTCTTTCATGTTTCTACTCTTGTCAGGAGGCACATAAATAAGATACgtggttttaaaaactcgattaGAGAATGGATTACGAATGAGGATGAGATTAAAAATTCTATCCAATCTGAATACCAACAGTTATTTAAGACTGAACTTTCTTACTCCAGATGGACATCGGAGGTGGAGGAATTCTCTTGTACCTTTTTGTCAAATGAGGATAGGACCATTCTGGCTGAGCCTGTGACTGAAGAAGATATTAAGCAAGGGTTATGGGCCTTGAAGCCTTTTAAAGCCCCTGGGGCCGATGGGCTCCATGCGGGGTTCTTCCAATTCTTTTGGACTGATGTGAAAAATGCTGTTTGCAGAGAAGTGACAAGTATCTTTGACTCACGGATTGTTCCTGAATACCTAAATGAAACTTTGATTTCCCTCATTCCTAAATGCCCAACCCCTGAAAGCCTTAACCACTACAGGCCTATTAGTTTATGTAACACTATCTATAAGATTGTTTCAAAAATTGTGGTGGGCCGCCTCAGACCTCATCTTGACAAACTGATATCTCCAAATCAAGCTGCCTTTGTACCTAGCAGGCGTGGATTGGACAATGTTGTGATAGCCCAAGAACTTTTGCATTCTCTTGACACCAAAAAAGGGAAAGTGGGGTTCATGGCAATTAAAGTTGATTTGGCTAAAGCCTATGATCGGCTTGAGTGGTCATTTATTCACCACGTCCTTACTGCTTTCCATTTGCCTTGTATGCTCATAGACTTGATAATAAGCTACATATCCTCAACAAGCATCTCCATACTCTttaatggtggcaagttggattCCTTTAAACCCACTAGGGGTATCCGTCAAAGGGACCCGCTCTCTCCCTACATCTTCATTTTGTGTATGGAATATTTGGGTTACCTTATCAACAGGGAGTGCTTGGAGAAGAGATGGGTGCCAATGAAAGCCTCAAGAGACAATATTGGGATTTCTcacttattttttgttgatgatcTCATGCTTTTTGCCAAAGCAAATATTGAAGGGGCAAAGTCTATTAGGGAAGTTTTGCAGAAGTTTGGTGTGGAATCTGGGCAAACGGTCAGCCTAGAGAAATCTTGTGTTTATTTTTCGCCTAATGTCCCTGAGTCTACCAAAGATAACATATGTGAAACCTTGGGCATTCAAGCAACTCTCCAACTGGAGAAATATTTAGGCTTTCCTTTAAAACATAGAGGGACGGGTAGGAACCAATACAACTTTGTTGTTGATAGGCTCATCTCCAAACTGGCTGGGTGGAAATCCAAACTCCTCTCCTTTGCTGGCAGAACTGTTTTGGTTAAGTTGGTTATGACGGCCATTCCTAACTATGTGATGCAAGGCATTGCTCTCCCTACACACTTGTGTAGTAAGATCGACAAAATCAATAGAGACTTTATTTGGGGGTCTACtgaggaaaaaagaagagtacATCTTGTTGGTTGGAGTAAAATCATCAAGGCAAAAGAAGAAGGCGGATTGGGTATCCAGGTTGCCAGAGCAAAGAACATTGCCATGCTTGCTAAACTTAATTGGAGGCTCTATCAGGAAAAGGATTCGCTTTGGGCGAAAGTTCTTCTATATAAATATTGTTCTCGGCATAGAATGGAAGCCAAAAACCCAGATAGCCTCCCATGCTCACCTACTTGGAAAGCTATCAAGGTTGGATTCCCAATCTTTGAGAAAGGAGTGTATTGGAGTGTGGGCAGCCAGTCTCCTCTTAATTTTTGGGAAAGTAAATGGGTGAAAGGGTGCTCCATAAGGGAACAAATTGCTAGCCCGCTCAATCTACAAGATACTAGTCTGTCTATTGCTGAAGTTTTCCATGATGGACAGTGGGATTGGGATAAAATCTCTTTTGATTTACCTTGTACAATTATGGATAAAATTAAAGCCACCCCTATACAACTCTTTGGGGAAAAGGAGGACACTTTAATGTGGAAATTCTCTAAAGATGGTGACTTTAGCATGGATTCGGCCTATACTTTGGCTGGTTCCGTGGATTCTGATGACCAGGCTTTCACGGGTAGTTGGGTTTGGCAACTTGACTCTCTTCCAAAAATTATTCACTTCATTTGGCTTGGTCTTCATCACAGCATCCTTGTCAGAAAAATCATTGCTGCAAGAGGTATTCAGTGTAGTGTGGCTTGTCCCATTTGCCATACCCATGAAGAATCTATTTTACACCTCTTAAGGGACTGTCCCTTTGCAAGGGATTTTTGGAGGAAGATTGGAACTCCTCAGGTAGTGGGGAATTTTCTACAACTTGACCTTTCGGAGTGGTTGAAAATTAATTGCCTAGCCAAAGATTTTGTTGCTGCTAATGGTATTCCGTGGAgatatttatttccttttgcTCTTTGGTCCTTATGGAAACACCAAAATCGGATTGTCTTCGAGAATGTCCCTAGTAATCCGAGACTTTCTTCCTCATGTATTCATCAAGCTAGagagtttttcttttgtattgggAAACCGCAGAAACTCAAGCAGCATAGGGTCATTTCGGTATGTTGGCATAAACCACCACAAGGCTGGTTCAAGTTGAACTCTGATGGGGCATCCTTAGGAAATCCGGGGAAGGCTGGAAGGGGAGGTTTGATCCGTGATTGTCAAGGGACTTGGGTCAAGGGTTATATGAGGAATATTGGGGTGGCCACTAACATCATTGCAAAATTTTGGGCTCTAAGGGATGGTCTTATACTAGCTCTTAAGCTTGGAATCACCCATCTTCTTGTTGAACTTGATGCAAAAGTTGTTGTTGATCTTGTTCTTTCTAGGAAACCATCTAACAGCCCATACTCTTCCTTGTTGAATGATTGCAGATTCCTCCTAAGTCAACTCCAGCAAGTCAGAATTAACTGCTTTTCGGGAGGCTAA
- the LOC126705105 gene encoding uncharacterized protein LOC126705105, which translates to MEPEFERGSLRSSEEEAELARSVKKFKDNSSNSSFIPPRKQAFRFDAVVDVDGESDTKLEELVDGMVDVHLSKETKARIRAPWTKALIVKVFGRTVGYSYLTFKINALWKPVARMDCIDLGRDFFLIKFHDESDYDKVLRGGPWFVGDHFLAIKPWEPYFQASEASFSSVAVWIRFPELPIEFYDASVLCEIGSAIGPVLRIHSYTAFGSRGSYAARLCIQIDLSKPLITAVRLGRLRQKVMYEGISSLCFCCGRLGHKQENCSYNVKPVEKAKVDDQSSQTSGGLHLKFNKRTIPLENG; encoded by the exons ATGGAACCAGAGTTTGAGAGAGGGTCGTTGCGTTCGAGTGAAGAAGAAGCTGAACTGGCAAGGAGtgtcaaaaaattcaaagataatTCTAGTAACAGTTCCTTTATCCCACCCCGCAAACAG GCCTTCCGTTTCGATGCAGTTGTAGATGTTGATGGTGAATCTGATACTAAGTTAGAGGAACTCGTTGATGGCATGGTGGATGTCCATCTTTCCAAAGAGACCAAAGCCCGCATCAGGGCACCTTGGACCAAAGCTTTGATCGTGAAAGTTTTTGGTAGAACTGTGGGTTACAGCTACCTTACTTTCAAAATCAATGCCTTGTGGAAACCAGTTGCCAGAATGGATTGTATTGATCTTGGAAGGGATTTCTTCCTCATAAAGTTCCATGATGAGTCTGATTATGATAAAGTGTTAAGAGGGGGTCCATGGTTTGTTGGGGATCATTTCCTTGCGATCAAACCATGGGAACCGTATTTTCAAGCATCTGAAGCTTCGTTCTCTTCTGTTGCTGTATGGATTCGGTTTCCAGAACTACCAATAGAATTTTACGATGCATCGGTGCTGTGTGAAATAGGGTCTGCCATTGGGCCAGTCCTTAGGATTCACTCTTATACTGCTTTCGGTTCGAGAGGCAGTTATGCTGCTCGCCTATGTATACAAATTGACCTCTCCAAACCCCTGATCACTGCGGTGAGGTTGGGTAGATTGCGCCAAAAGGTTATGTATGAGGGCATCTCGTCCTTGTGTTTCTGTTGTGGTAGACTTGGCCACAAACAGGAAAATTGTAGCTATAACGTCAAACCTGTAGAGAAAGCTAAAGTTGATGATCAAAGCTCTCAAACATCAGGTGGTCTGCATCTGAAGTTCAACAAAAGGACAATACCTTTGGAGAATGGATGA